The Sphingomonas aliaeris genome segment TCGCCCTGCATCAGCAACGCGACGAGTGCGGGCGTGACGAGAATGCCAAGCAGGTTGGAGAAGGACGCGCTGCACACCGCCGCCGCGACGTTGCCGCGCGCGATCGCGGTAAAGGCGATCGAGGATTGCACGGTCGAGGGCAGCAAGGTCAGGAACAGCATGCCCGCCGCCGCCGGTGCGCTGAGAAACGGCAGCGCGCCCAGCCCGAGACCGAGCAGCGGGAACAGCCCGAACGTCACGGCGAGCACCGCGATGTGCAGCCGCCAATGCCGTATGCCGTCATAGATCGCCTGGCGCGACAGTTTCGCGCCGTGCAGGAAGAACAGCAGGACGATGCCCGCATCGGCGGCGATGGAAAAGACCTGCGTCCAAATACCGCGCGCGGGCAACAGGCTGGCCAGCAGGACGGTGCCCAGCAGCATCAGCACGAACGGTTCGAAGATCGAAAGAAAGCGACGGATCATCGGGAAAGCGTGTCCGCGAGGGGATGCGCGGCGTCAAGGCCCCGATCCCCGCTTGCCGAGTGCGGGACGCCCGAATAGGCAAGCGCGATGACCATCAAGATGACGCGCATCCGCGCCCTGCTCGCCTCCACCCTGCTTGCCGCCAGCGCCGCGCCGCTGATGGCACAGGTCCCGCCCCCGCCCGCACCGCTGCCCGGCGACGGACCGGAGGACGGCAAGCTGAAGCGGATATTCCACGACAGCGACGAAGCCGGGCTGAAGCGCAACCCGATCGGCGCGCTGTTCCGCGGCGACCTGCGCTATGCTGATCGGCTGGGCGATTTCTTCTCCTATCAGCAGATCGATGCCGAGCGTGCCGCCGCGCAGGAGGATCTCCGTCGGCTGAACACGATCGACCGCGCCAAGCTGACCGCGACCGACCAGATCGCCTATGACGTTTTCCGCCAAGGCACGCTGACCGGCCTGAAGGGCCTGTCGCCGGAGATCGTCGCGCTGACCGCGGTGCGTCCGCTGGACCATTTCAACGGCGTTCAGGGTTTCTATCCTGATCTCGCATCCGGGCAGGGCGCGGCGCCGTTCAAGACCTTGGTCGACTACGAGAACAACCTGAAGCGGAACGCGCAATATGCCGCGCAGCTGGACATCGCGATCCAGCGCTTTCGCGAGGGGATGAAGACCGGCGTGGTGCAACCGAAGCTGACCGTGCGCAACATGATCGAGCAGTTCGACAATATCATCAACGAAGGCGTCGAGGGATCGACCTTCATGGGGCCGGTGAAGAAATTTCCGGACGGAATCCCGGCGGCGGATCAGGCGCGGTTGCGCACCGCCTATGCGACGCAGGTGCGCGACGTGCTGATCCCGGCGCACAAACGCATGCGCGATTTCCTGTCAGGCACGTATCTGGCGGCGGCGCGCGACAGCGTCGGGCTGTCGGCAATGCCCGGCGGGGCGAAACTGTACGACTATCTGATCGAGGCGAGTACGACGTTGCCGCTGAAGGCGGAGGAGGTCCACGCATTGGGCCTGTCCGAGGTCGCGCGAATCCTGAAGGAGATGGAGACGCAGAAGCAGGCCGTCGGATATAAGGGGACGTTGCCCGAATTCTTCGAATTCCTGCGGACGGACAAGCAGTTCGTGCCAAAATCCGCGGACGATCTGCGGCTGCGCTACGAGGCGATCGGCAAGCGCGTCGATGCGCGGGTGCGCGAGCAATTCTCGCTGATCCCGAAGACCACGCTCGAGATCAGGCCGGTGCCCGCATATAAGGAGAAGACCGACGCCGGCGGATCGTACCAGCAGGGCACGCCAGACGGATCGCGGCCCGGTGTGTTCTTCTACAACACGTACGACCTGCCATCGCGGTACATGTGGGAAATGGAAACGTTGTACCTGCACGAAGCCGTGCCGGGGCATCACTTCCAGATCAGCCTTGCGGCGGAAAACGAAAAACTGCCCGCTTTCATGCGGTTCGGCGGCAATACCGCCTATGTCGAGGGCTGGGCGCTATATGCCGAGACCCTGTGGCCGGAACTCGGGATGGAAACCGATCCGTACCAGCGGATGGGTGGCCTGTCGGACGAGATGCTGCGCGCGATGCGGCTGGTGGTCGATACCGGCATCCACGCCAAGGGGTGGGGCCGCGACCAGTCGATCGCGTACATGCTCGCCAATTCGCCGATGGCCAAGACCGATGCCACCGCCGAGGTCGAACGCTATATCGCGATTCCCGGGCAGGCATTGGCGTATAAGATCGGCCAGCTGACGATCCTGCGCACCAAGGCCAAGGCGAAGGCGGCGTTGGGCGCGAAGTTCGATCCGCGCGCCTTCCACGCCGAGGTGCTCGACACCGGATCGCTGCCTATGCCGGTGCTGGAGAAGAAGATCGACGACTGGATCGCCCGGACTCGTTGAGGCTCCGTTGAGGCTCGGGTGACGAATGCCGGGGCGCTGCGTCAGATCTGACGCAGCGCCTGCGCGGGTCGGGCGCTGAGGATCGGCCAGGCACCCGCAAGGCCGATCGCAACGGTTGTGACGAGCCCGGCGATCAATGTCGCGGCGACCGTCACCGGGTCCGGTGCCCAAGTGAAGCTGAACAGTTCCACCACGACATACCACGCGCCCGCCAACCCCAGCGCGACGGCGACCAGCGCAACGACGGTGCCGAGCAGCAGATATTCGATCACCTGTCCGGCAAGCAGTTGTGCCCGCGTGGCGCCGAGCGTGCGCAGGACGACCGCGTCATAGGTGCGCGCCTCACGCGCCGCGGCGATCGCGCCGACCAGAACGGCGATGCCCGCTGCGATCGCGACGCTGGCGGCGGCGGCGATCGCGGTGGCGACCTGACCGACGAGATCGCGGACTTGCGCCAGCACGCCGCGCACTTCGATCACCGAGACGGACGGGAATGGCGCGAGCAACGCGCGCGTGACGGCATCCTCCTGTCCTTTCGGCAGGTCAATCGTCGCCGCGAGGTTGTGCGGCGCGTCGGCCAGCGTGTTGGGTGAGAAGACGAGGACGAAGTTGAAGCCCAGCGTGTCCCACTCGATCCGCCGGAACGAGGCGACACGCGCGGTGCGTTCGACGCCCAGCAGGCTGACGGTGATGGAATCGCCCAGTTTGAGGTCGAGCGCATCCGCAAGGCGTTCGTCGACCGACACGAGCGGCGGGCCGGCATAATCCGGTGCCCACCAGCGTCCGGCGACCAACGTGCTGCTTTCGGGCAACGTCGCCGAATAGGTCAGCCCGCGTTCGCCGCGCAACGCCCATGCGCCCTCCGGCAGGGTCTTCAGGTCGGCGACGCGGATATCGCGGTACGCGGTGATCGTGCCGCGCAGGATCGGCACGGTACGGATTTCCGCCTGCGGTGCGACGCGCTTCACGGTCCGGCGGAACTCCGCCTCCCGCGGGCGGGGTACGTCGAGCGCGAACAGGGCCGGCGCTCGGGCGGGAACGGTGGTGGCGATGTTCGCATCGATGCTCGTGCGGATCGCAGCGAGCAGCACGAACAGCGTCAGCCCTAGCCCTAGCGCGACGACCAAAGCCTCGGTCCGCGCGCCGGGGCGGTAGAGT includes the following:
- a CDS encoding DUF885 domain-containing protein, whose translation is MTIKMTRIRALLASTLLAASAAPLMAQVPPPPAPLPGDGPEDGKLKRIFHDSDEAGLKRNPIGALFRGDLRYADRLGDFFSYQQIDAERAAAQEDLRRLNTIDRAKLTATDQIAYDVFRQGTLTGLKGLSPEIVALTAVRPLDHFNGVQGFYPDLASGQGAAPFKTLVDYENNLKRNAQYAAQLDIAIQRFREGMKTGVVQPKLTVRNMIEQFDNIINEGVEGSTFMGPVKKFPDGIPAADQARLRTAYATQVRDVLIPAHKRMRDFLSGTYLAAARDSVGLSAMPGGAKLYDYLIEASTTLPLKAEEVHALGLSEVARILKEMETQKQAVGYKGTLPEFFEFLRTDKQFVPKSADDLRLRYEAIGKRVDARVREQFSLIPKTTLEIRPVPAYKEKTDAGGSYQQGTPDGSRPGVFFYNTYDLPSRYMWEMETLYLHEAVPGHHFQISLAAENEKLPAFMRFGGNTAYVEGWALYAETLWPELGMETDPYQRMGGLSDEMLRAMRLVVDTGIHAKGWGRDQSIAYMLANSPMAKTDATAEVERYIAIPGQALAYKIGQLTILRTKAKAKAALGAKFDPRAFHAEVLDTGSLPMPVLEKKIDDWIARTR
- a CDS encoding ABC transporter permease; translation: MLIRLLGSVLPIATDVSIEPLPLARAAAYGLLIAIAFAAPPLAAAGRTSAAGLLRGALAPLSAPSWRGRIVALAAGAAAIALAIGSSNQPGLAAMFLAAVAGTLLLLAGLGRLVRIAAARVPRPRRPLLRLALTALYRPGARTEALVVALGLGLTLFVLLAAIRTSIDANIATTVPARAPALFALDVPRPREAEFRRTVKRVAPQAEIRTVPILRGTITAYRDIRVADLKTLPEGAWALRGERGLTYSATLPESSTLVAGRWWAPDYAGPPLVSVDERLADALDLKLGDSITVSLLGVERTARVASFRRIEWDTLGFNFVLVFSPNTLADAPHNLAATIDLPKGQEDAVTRALLAPFPSVSVIEVRGVLAQVRDLVGQVATAIAAAASVAIAAGIAVLVGAIAAAREARTYDAVVLRTLGATRAQLLAGQVIEYLLLGTVVALVAVALGLAGAWYVVVELFSFTWAPDPVTVAATLIAGLVTTVAIGLAGAWPILSARPAQALRQI